In Oryza sativa Japonica Group chromosome 2, ASM3414082v1, the following are encoded in one genomic region:
- the LOC4330642 gene encoding nudix hydrolase 21, chloroplastic, which translates to MAVLVARQGRELQRYTSAGGRIVVGCIPYRVRSGGEMEVLVITSQKGHGMMFPKGGWELDESMDEAARREALEEAGVRGDTETSLGCWYYKSRRYDTTYEGFMFPLRVTDELLQWPEMSSRKRTWATVQQAMDGCQHGWMREALERLVSRHATNKLQSAL; encoded by the exons ATGGCCGTGCTGGTGGCGAGGCAGGGGCGGGAGCTGCAGCGGTACACGAGCGCCGGGGGCCGCATCGTGGTGGGTTGCATCCCGTACCGGgtgcgcagcggcggcgagatggaggTGCTGGTGATCACGTCGCAGAAGGGGCACGGCATGATGTTCCCCAAGGGCGGGTGGGAGCTCGACGAGTCCATGGACGAGGCCGCCCGCCGCGAGGCGCTCGAGGAGGCCGGCGTCCGCGGCGACACCGAGACGTCCCTCGGCTGCTGGTACTACAAGAGCCGCCGCTACGACACCACCTACGAGGGCTTCATGTTCCCTCTCCGCGtcaccgacgagctcctccagTGGCCCGAGATGTCCTCCCGCAAGCGCACCTGg GCCACGGTGCAGCAGGCGATGGATGGATGCCAGCACGGTTGGATGCGTGAGGCGCTCGAGCGGCTCGTCTCCCGGCACGCCACCAACAAGCTGCAGTCTGCGCTGTAA